GTTGAGGCCAGCGATCTTCGCCTCAACGGCCAGATCGCCAACGGCGTTTCGGGGAGCGACTCCGGTCCGTATGTATTCCAATTCCAGCAGCCCGCTGTGAATGGAACCATGACCTTTTCCTGGGCACCCGCCCACGGCATCCGCGATGTGACATCGAACTCCTTCGCTGGAGGGAGTTGGTCCGTCATCCTCAACACGACGCTTTCGCATGGCGACATTGTCATCAATGAGTTCGTCGCTGGTAATACAACCGGCCTGATCGACGAGAACAGCACGCAACAAGACTGGATTGAGCTTCACAACCGCGGCGCACAGGCAGTCAACCTCCTCGGCTGGTCGCTGACGGACGATCCTGAAGTTCCTGGCAAATGGACATTCCCGGCGCGCGTCATCAGTCCGGGCGAGTATCTCGTTGTTTTCGCATCTGAAAAAGACCGTCGCGCACCCACGGGAACCAATCGGTTTCACACCAATTTCAAACTGAATCTGTTTGGCGAATATCTGGCGTTGTTCAACCCCGAGTATCCGCGACAGCCCGTTTCGGTGCTGGAACCGGAATTTCCGGAGCAGCGCAACAACTACTCGCATGGCCGCAACGCGGCGGACGCTTGGCGCTATTACCAAACACCAACCCCGGGCGCAGCCAACGGCGAGAGCCCGATTTTCGGGATCGCCGCGCCGCCGCACTTCACAATCCCTCGCGGCATATTCAACCAGCCGTTTCAACTCGCGCTGACCTCCGCGCCTGGTGGTGTCATTCGATACACACTCGACGGAAGCGAGCCAACGCCCTCCACAGGGTTCATTTATTCGCAACCGCTGAATATCACGAATACAACGCTCGTGCGGGCGATCACCGTAGCGCCCGGCACGCTGCCGTCGCGCACCGTGACTCACAGTTACCTCTATCTTGGCTCCGTGTTGTCACAACCCGCCAATCCACCCGGGTTTCCATCAACATGGGGCACGAGCCAGTCCTTCCCCACCCCGAACGTTCCTGCCGATTATGCGATGGACCTGGACCCGATTCGGCTCAACCCGTTGAATCCCGCATCCGCACTCGATCCGGAGAAACTGGCGCGTTACGAGAAGGGAATCCGCGAGTTGCCGGTGGTTTCGCTCGTGCTGCGCCGTGATGACATGTTTGGCGCAGGGGGCCTGTATCCGAATTCCAGTTCAGGCAACAAGGCTTCCAATGAGAAGTCATGCTCGGTTGAAATGATTCTTCCCGACGGCTCTTCAGCGTTTGCCGTTTCGGCTGGAATTGACCTGCACGGAAACGCCAGCCGCGATCCATTCAAGAATCCGAAACATGGCTTCAAGCTGAACTTCAAGGGCGATTACGGCGAGACAACGCTCGAATACAGGCTGTTCACGGATTCACCCGCTGAAAAATTCGACGACCTGATTTTGCGACCGGACTTTGGCGTCAGCTGGCGTCACTGGTCCGATTCTCCAGACGATCCGCTGGGCGCCATGCAACGCACACGCGCTTCCCCGACGCGGGATGCCTGGATGAAGGAAGCTTTCCGCGACATGGGCAACCCTGCGAGCTACACACGCTATTTTCACCTGATGATCAACGGCCTGTATTGGGGCGTGTACGATTTCACCGAACAACCGACGGGACAGTTCGGAGAAAACTACCTCGCTGCATCCACAAATGGCTATGACATCTACGACCAGGGTGGCGTCACAACCACTGCAGGGGGCAATTCGGCCGCATATAACACCATGCTTGGAATCTCCAATCTCGGGGACAACAGCAACTACGAGCGGATGAAGCAGTATCTGGACGTGACCTGTTATGCAGATTACATGCTGCTTTGCTTCTATTGCGGCGCTCAGGATTGGGGAACTGCAAAGAACTGGTTTGCGATCCGGGCACGCATTCCGGGCCCGGCGGGAACCTTCAAGTACATGCCGTGGGACGGCGAAAACATCCTGTTGGACAGCCATATCAACCGCGTTCCCGGGGCACAGGGCGATGTGCCCAGCGGCTTGCACTTGAAGCTGGATGACAATCCCCAGTACCGGCTCGATTTCGCTGACCGCGTCCACAAGCACATGATCGCGCCCGATGGTGCGCTCACGCCAGAAGCCAACGTCGCGCGCTGGCAGAAGTGGGAAGCAGTGCTGGACGCGCCGATTGTGGCCGAGTCCATGCGTTGGGGCGATTATCGGCGGGATGTGCATCCCTATCAGAACGGCACCTTCCAACTCTACACGCGAGAGAGCCACTGGCTCGCGGAGAACGAGCGCGTGGTGAACACCTACGTGCCTACGCGCCACGCCACTGTCATGAACCAGCTGCGAGCCGCCGGGCTGTATCCCGCAGTCGAGGCTCCTGAATTCCGGCAGAATCACATTGCAGGACCTGTGCTCGGAAGCCGCCAGGCCGCTTCGGGTTTCATCGTTGCGATGCACAACCCAAATCCCGGAACGATTTACTTCACAACGAATGGAAGCGATCCGCGCGTCGCTTACTCAGGAATTGTGGCGCCTTCAGCTCAGGCCTACTCCGCGCCGCTGACACTCAATTCGACGACGATTCTCAAGGCTCGCGTATTGAACGGCGGAACATGGAGCGCCTTGAACGAAGCCACCTTCACGATTGCGCAACTCGGGGTTCCGCTGCGCATCACCGAAATCATGTACAACCCTGAAGGCGGCGATGCCTACGAATTCATCGAGCTCATGAACGTCGGGGCACAAGCCCTGGATATCAGCCTGTTCAGCTTTGATGGCATCACGCTGACGTTCCCGAGCGGAACCAGCATTCCCGCAAATGGCCTCCTTGTTCTGGCAAACTCAGCGAGCCCGGCTGCATTTGCCACGCGGCATCCATCCACGCCGGTGTTCGCCTATTTCGGCGGCAGCCTGATGAACAGCGGAGAACGGATTGCTCTCCTCGATCGCGGCGGTAACACGGTCGTTGCTGTGCATTACGATGATGAAGACGGGTGGCCGCTGGCGGCCGACGGCGGCGGAGCATCGGCTGGAATCATCGAAGTAGCCGGAGATTTGAGCGCTCCATCGAATTGGCAGGCCATTGCGGGAGGTTCTCCGGGCCTGCCACCCCAGGCGGCCGCGGCAGCTGAAGTGGTCATCAATGAAGTCATGGCAGACAACGCAACCGCGGTCGGCAATGGCGGAGGATTTCCCGATTGGATCGAGCTCCATAATACGGGAGCGAGCGTTGTTAACCTCGCAAACTGGAGCCTCTCGGATGAGAGCGCACCGCGACAATATGTGCTGCCTGCCACGAACCTCCCGCCCGGAGGATTCCTTGTCATCTGGTGTGACAGCGCAACCAACGCTCCCGGATTGCATACACGCTTCGCATTGAGCAAAAGCGGGGAAACCGTGTCGCTGTTCAATTCGAACACGCAACGGGTTGACGCGGTGACACTGGGACTGCAGTTGACCGATTACAGCGTCGGCCGAATCAATGGGGACTGGGTGCTTACCGTGCCCACGCCAGGGGGTGCAAACGAATCTGCTGCGCTGGAAAGTCAAAATCACCTGACGATCAACGAATGGCTACCTAATCCATTGACTGGCGGACAGGACTGGATCGAGCTGTTTAACCAGTCACCTGCATCGCCAGTTTCTTTGCGGGGCATTTATATCCAGACGAGTAACACGGTGGCGCGCCTCGGGTCGCTTTCATTTGTTTCGCCAAACAGCTTTGTTCAGTTGTTTGCCGATGAAAGGGCAGGTGCCAACCAATTGGACCTGAAGCTTTCATCGGAGGGAGGCAGGATTGCGCTGCTCGATGCCGCGGGAATTCAGATCGAAGAAGTGTCGTACAGCGCCGTGGCAGAAGCCGTGTCGCAAGGGCGATTGCCCGACGGAAGTCAAAACGTGGCGAGTTTTCCGGCAAGCGTCAGCCCAGGCGCTGGGAACTACACGCTCACATACACTGGTCCAACGTTGAATGAAATCCTCGGACGCAACGATCATGCCGTGCTCAGCCCGTGGGACACCTACGTCGACTTCATTGAACTGCGCAACCCAGCCGCATCGCCCGTCAGTCTGGATGGAATGGCGCTCGCCCGATCTGTTGCAATTGCCGAGCGATGGACTTTCCCTGCGGGAACAACCATTGCCGCGAACGGATACATCGTTGTGTGGTGCGACAGTTCCCGCTCGGCATCCACTTCGAGCGGCGGCGCTCTAAACACAGGTTTTTCGCTGCCTGGGGAAGGCGCTCGCGTTTACCTGTTTAATGGCTCGGGCCAAATCGTTGATGATCTCGCCTACGGATTCCAGGTTGAAGATCGCCCCATCGGAATCGTGGGCGGCCAATGGCAACTCCTGAACACGCCCACTCCCGGTACAGTCAACTCGGCAGCGGCAGCCCTCGGCCCGGTCGCAGGGCTGCGGTTCAACGAATGGATGGCCGCACCTGTGCTGGGATACGACTGGTTCGAGATCTTCAACAGCAATGCGCTGCCGGCAAACATCAGCGGACTGTATGTGACTGACAATCCCTCGATCTCCACACTGACAAATTCCCCCTTGCCTGCGCTGAGTTTCATTGACGGACGGGACTGGATTCAACTGTTTGCCAGCAACGGCGACGAAACGGGACCTCAACACACGCGTTTTGCGCTGAGTGCCAATGGCGAAACGCTCGGCCTCTACAACACTAACCTAACACTGATCGATTCATTACATTTCGGAGTGCAGGCCAGCGGGATTTCCCAGGGGCGCCTGCCGGATGGCGGCACAAACGTTGTTTCCTTCGTGAACACAGCTTCGCCCGCTGCTGCAAACTGGCTTCCGTTGGAAAGTGTTGTCATCAACGAAATCCTCTCCCACACGGACGCTCCGCTGGAGGATGCCATTGAACTTCACAATACGACTGCCAATCCCGTCAATATCGGCGGCTGGTTCCTCAGCGATTCGCAAAGCGACCTGAAGCGCTATCGCATTCCTGACAATACGATCGTTGCCGCGGGTGGATACCGTGTGTTCTATCAGAATCAGTTCGGCGGGACGGACGGCGACAACGAGGAACCCCCGTTCTTCACATTCAACTCCGCACGCGGGGACTCAGCGCACCTTTCACAGGCCGACGCTGCGGGGAACCTTGGCGGCCTGCGCAGCACCGTCAGCTTCGGAGCGGCCCCGAATGGCATTTCGTTCGGACGCTTTCAAACGAGCGTCGAAACCGAGTTCGTAGCAATGAGCCAGCGGACGTTTGGGGTCGACAATCCCGCAACCCTGCCGCAATTCCGCAGCGGAACCGGGGCAAGCAATGCGTATCCGCTTGTCGGTCCCATCGTGATCAGCGAAATCATGTATCATCCGGAAGTCGAGACCGACCCTGGCAACCATCATGAATATATTGAACTGCACAACCTCAGTGACAGTCCTGTCGCGCTCTACGATCCAGCGCATCCAGGCAACACCTGGCGGCTGGCAAACGCCGTCGAGTTTTCATTCGCAAGCGGAACCGTGATTTCAAACCGCGGCACGCTGACGGTCGTGGGATTCAATCCCGCGGCAGATGCCACTGCGCTTGCCGCGTTCCAGGCGGAATACGGGCTGGTGGGGCCGCTCACAGGTCCATTCAGCGGCCGTTTGAACAATGCCGGCGAATCGGTAGAACTCTGGCGGCCCGATGCGCCTCAAACCCCGCCGCATCCGGACGCGGGTTTTCTTCCGTTAATATTGGTCGAACGGGTGGTGTACTCCGACGCGGGCGGGTGGCCGGCAGCCGCCGATGGTATGGGACCGTCATTGCACCGTCTCGTTGCGAACCATTTTGGGAATGATCCCTTCAACTGGATCGCGGCACCCGCCTCGCCCGGGCTTGGTCATGTCCCGATCGATCCGCCAATTGCCACAGCCCAGCGTTCAGGCAACGAAATTCATCTGATGTTCACAGTGTCGCCCGGCCATGGCTACCAGGTTCAATGGAAGGAACGTCTCACGGATCCGTCATGGACTCCCTTGGGAAGTCCAATCATTGCGAACACAGCTCAGTTGCTGGTCACCGACACAATTATTTCGCAAATTTCCGGCCGGTTTTATCGGCTGGTTCTCGTGCCCTGATTGCGATCGTTCACGGCGCAGCTTGCCGAACGTTCAGCTTGAAAGAGGGTGATGGGTTATTGATGCTGCACGCATGATGAAAAAGGCGTTTCTCAGTTTTCTCGCGCTGTCCTTCCTCCTGCTCGCGAGTTGCACCCGAACCACGCCAGGCCTTGTAGTTCCCCTGTCCGCACTTGCCGGCTCCTCGACAGACCTCGCCGATAATCATCTCTGGCTCGAGGAAGTTGCTGGCGCCCCCCAACTGGAATGGGTGAAGGAGCAAAACGCACCGACCGTGAAGGAACTGGAAGGAAACCCGCGATTCGCACCAACCCGCGAACGGCTCCTGACCATTCTCAACTCGCGCGAGCGGATTCCGGGAATCTCCAAGCGCGGCCCTTACTATTACAACTTCTGGATGGATGAAAAAAATCCGCGTGGCCTTTGGCGGCGAACCACGCTGGAAGAATACCGAAAGGCAGAACCGAACTGGGAAGTTGTGCTCGATGTGGACCAGCTCGCCCGGGAAGAGAACGAAAATTGGGTTTGGAAGGGCGTGGATTTTCTCGAGCCCGAATTCGATCGCGGAATGGTGGCGTTATCGCGCGGTGGCGCCGATGCCACCGTACGCCGTGAGTTCGACGTCACGCGCAAGGAATTCATTGCCGATGGATTTACGCTGCCTGAAGCCAAGAGTTACATCGCATGGCGCAATCGCGATGCGTTGTACGTGGGAACCGATTTCGGGCCAGGCTCGTTGACACATTCAGGTTACCCGAGAGTTGTAAAGGAATGGTCCCGAGGAACTCCGCTCACGGCGGCAAAATTGATCCGCGAAGGACAGGCTGAGGATATGCTCGTCCACGCGGAAGTCGTGCATGATCACGGACGCGTTCACGAGTTCATCGTCCGGCGCCCCACCTTCTTCACCGATGAGACTTTCCTTCGAGTGAATGACGCGTGGGTGCGGCTCGACAAGCCTGCGGATGCTGAAGTATCAACGTTCGACAATTTCCTGCTGCTCCGCCTGCGTCAGGATTGGAATCTTGAGGGCACCCGCCATTTGGCGGGATCATTGCTCGCCTGCGATCTTGCGAAATTTCTGGAAGGTAATCGGCAGTTCACGACGCTTTTCCAGCCTGATGCGCGAACGTCGCTGGCCGGCTTCAGCGCCACACACCGCTACATTATTTTGAACGTGATGGAAAACGTCCGCAGCCGGCCTTCGCTGCTGCGCCCGGCGGAAGGCGCGTGGACGCGCACAGCCCTGCCCGCGCCTGAATTTGGAACCGTATCGGTGAGCGGCGAGGAGCCCAACGAGTCCGACGCATACTTCATGAGCGTCTCAGATTTTCTGACGCCGTCCACGCTCTACCGTGGCGTGGCGGGCACGGAGGAGCTGGAAAAACTCAAGGCCCTCCCGGCCTTTTTCAATGCCGAAGGACTTCACATCGAACAATTCACCGTCACATCCAGGGACGGCACCCCCGTCCCTTATTTCCAGGTCAGCAGAACGAACCTTGTGCTGAGTGGCACCAATCCCACGTTGTTATATGGGTATGGCGGCTTTGAAATTTCGTTGCGCCCGGATTACAACGCAGGAGTCGGGTCCGCCTGGCTGGAGAGCGGCGGCGTCTACGTCCTCGCAAACATCCGTGGTGGTGGCGAATTCGGCCCCCCATGGCATAACTCTGCGCGAAAACAGAATCGTCAGCGCGCCTACGATGATTTCATCGCTGTTGCCGAAGACTTGGTGCGCCGCAAAGTGACATCGCCGCGCCACCTCGGCATCCAGGGCGGATCGAACGGCGGGTTGCTGATGGGAGTGATGTTGACGCAGCGGCCAGACCTGTTCGGCGCGATTGTTTGCCAGGTGCCGCTGCTCGACATGCGCCGCTATCACAAGCTGCTTGCGGGGGCGAGCTGGATGGATGAATACGGCGATCCCGACAAGCCTGAGGAATGGGAATTTATCAGCCGTTATTCGCCTTACCAAAATATTCGGCCCAACGTGGACTACCCCCGCGTGTTGTTCATGACCTCAACCCGCGACGATCGCGTTCATCCCGGACACGCGCGGAAAATGGTCGCGCGCATGAAGGAACAGGGGCATGACGTCCTGTACTACGAAAATATCGAAGGCGGCCACGGCGGCGCTGCGAACAATGAACAACGGGCCTACATGCTGGCGCTTGCATACACGTTCCTCTGGCAGCAACTGCAAGGACGTTGAACGGCCACGAAGCGATCACCCGCGAAATCCGAACAGGCGTTTGGCCTTGATCACATCGGCGATCGCAGGTGGAACGTGCTTGTCCCATGAGGGGTCATTCGCCTGGATGAGCTTGAGAACGTCACCCGAGTAAACGCCGAGAACGGAGGGATCGTAGTTCTCGATTCCCACAATCATTCTGTTCGCGATCAGGTGCTGAAGCAGGTGGGTCAAATGTGGCGGCACTTCGATGTTCTGCAACGTGGTTAGTTTTCCATCGCGGTCCAGCGATGGATAGACGAACAGCTTTACTCCGTTACGGAACAGTTGGCCAAACGACTCGAGCACGCCGCCCGGCATGCCCGTATAGAATTTCTCGTCAAAGATGTCGCGCAGCCGCACCAGCCCGAGGGGCAGCCCGATTGGCTTTTGTGTATAGCGCGACAGGTAGGCGACCAGACGGTGGTAACGGAGGAAATTTGAAAGCAACACCGGGAGGCCGAGAGCGCTTAGCGCATCCACCCGCTCCAGAAAATCCGCATGATCAATCTCATCGCCGACCTGCAGCTGTCGCAGAGTGATTTCCAGGATGACGATTGGCGTCTCGCCCTCAAGCGATGGTTCGCGGCTGAACTGTTCCTGTGAACGTTGCAGCATGTCGAGCATCGGTGTGGTGAGCGGACGAAAGCTGCCGCGCTGAACCAGCACGGGCTTCTTGTAGAGCACCTCGCCCCATTGTGCGGCCTCGCCCGTTCCGCTGAACATTGCCGCCTCCGTAAGGTCCTGCTTCACCAACTGCAATGCCATCAAGCGATTATCCACGCCGTCGAATGCGGGACCTGAAAACCGGATCATGTCCACCTCGACCCGTTCCCAGGTGAGGTTATCAAGCAGCGATCGGATTAGCGCCGCGGGATCGCTGTGATGATAGAAGGTCCCGAAGATGAAGTTCACGCCGATGATCCCAAGCGCCTCCTGCTGCCGCGCGCTCTCGCGGTCGAGCATGCGTACGTGGATCACAATCTCTGACGGCGGTGAATGCGGCTCCGTCTGGAATCGGATGCCCATCCATCCATGCCCGTCTTCGCGCCGTGTGTAACTGCTCGTCGCAACTGTATTCGCGAATGCGAAGAACGCAGTGCGATCGCCCCGCGCCTTTTCCAGGCGTTGCACGGCGAGCGCATATTCGTATTCCAGCATGGAACGCAATCGCTGGCGGCTGACATAGCGCTCCGCGGGACCATAAATGGCGTCGCTGACCGCCATGTCATAGGCGGAGATAGTTTTCGCCACGGTCCCCGACGCGCCGCCCACGCGGAAAAACCAGCGGGCGACCTCCTGCCCCGCGCCAATCTCGGCAAAGGTTCCATACCGCTTTGCATCCAGGTTGATGCGCAAAGCCTTTTGATCGGTGCTCAGGACGTCGCGAGCCATGGCTGAAGTATTTGCGTGAACGTCTCGTGACGCCAGTCTGGAAAGCGCCGGGACACCCGGTTTGACTCCCCACTGCGCCGCGGCGTTCGCTGAACGATCTTAATGTGTCGTTATGAATCCTATTTACATCGGCACGAGCGGGTGGATTTATAAAAGCTGGAACAAGACGTTCTATCCTGATGACATTCGTTCGCGCGAGCACCTGGAATTCTATGCGACGCAGTTTCCAACGGTCGAGATCAACGCCACGTTCTACCGCCTTCCAACGCTTCCAATGATCAAAGGATGGCATCAACGGGCTCCACGAAATTTTCTCTTCGCAGTGAAGGGCAGCCGCTTCATCACTCACATGAAGAAACTTGCCAACCTGAACGGCGGATTGAACAAGTTCATCCGCCGTATCCAGCCGCTGAAGGAGCACCTCGGGCCCGTGCTTTGGCAACTTCCGCCAAACCTCGGATACCATCCCGAACGCCTCGATCGGTTCCTGGCGAAAACTTCAAGATCGATGCGCCACGCGGTGGAGTTTCGGCATCCATCCTGGTATCACGAAAGTGGAACGTTCGAAGTGTTGAAGAACCACAATGCAGCCCACGTGTCGCTCAGTTCCCAGGGCGTGCCAATGAACCTCACAACCACGGCAGACTTTGTTTACATCCGCTTTCACGGCCTCAAGCACGGTGCCGCGCATGATTACACCCGCGACGAACTGAAGCCGTGGGCTGAGCACATCCGGCATGAAGCGCGACACGGGAGAACTGTGTTCGCCTATTTCAACAACGACCTGAACGTCCGCGCCCCCGGCAACGCCCGCATGTTGATCGAGATGGTTGACGACGTGCTGCCGCCAAAGGATGCGCACCCGCCGGGCTCACGGGCCCGCGCTCGAAACGCGTCGCCTCTATTGAAGTCCACGGCAGCAACTCTCGATTGTTGA
This DNA window, taken from Verrucomicrobiia bacterium, encodes the following:
- a CDS encoding lamin tail domain-containing protein, whose protein sequence is MSLFLAIANVIALGQVTETWIPTGSTWRWRKGTNEVSTPASLWRNTVFGDGSWPLGVAPFHYGNNGSTGDDGITDGTILTDMRTRYRCVFLRRTFSITNMAEISGVRLVANYDDGFVAWINGIEVARSFFTNASPLYTHVASGSHEAGTAVTFTIGLPPGNYLVNGNNALTIQAFNQSLSGSSDFRIDARLEATRIDTTPLALANVEPSANSIVSSLSQATVTFNKPVSGVDASDFLINDQPASSLIGSPGTNRYTFVFAAPAPGLIHFAWNEAHGITGLGAEAFDPAGANAAWNVTLVDTAAPVISDTTPVASAVVSQFSQVEVRFNEPVSGVEASDLRLNGQIANGVSGSDSGPYVFQFQQPAVNGTMTFSWAPAHGIRDVTSNSFAGGSWSVILNTTLSHGDIVINEFVAGNTTGLIDENSTQQDWIELHNRGAQAVNLLGWSLTDDPEVPGKWTFPARVISPGEYLVVFASEKDRRAPTGTNRFHTNFKLNLFGEYLALFNPEYPRQPVSVLEPEFPEQRNNYSHGRNAADAWRYYQTPTPGAANGESPIFGIAAPPHFTIPRGIFNQPFQLALTSAPGGVIRYTLDGSEPTPSTGFIYSQPLNITNTTLVRAITVAPGTLPSRTVTHSYLYLGSVLSQPANPPGFPSTWGTSQSFPTPNVPADYAMDLDPIRLNPLNPASALDPEKLARYEKGIRELPVVSLVLRRDDMFGAGGLYPNSSSGNKASNEKSCSVEMILPDGSSAFAVSAGIDLHGNASRDPFKNPKHGFKLNFKGDYGETTLEYRLFTDSPAEKFDDLILRPDFGVSWRHWSDSPDDPLGAMQRTRASPTRDAWMKEAFRDMGNPASYTRYFHLMINGLYWGVYDFTEQPTGQFGENYLAASTNGYDIYDQGGVTTTAGGNSAAYNTMLGISNLGDNSNYERMKQYLDVTCYADYMLLCFYCGAQDWGTAKNWFAIRARIPGPAGTFKYMPWDGENILLDSHINRVPGAQGDVPSGLHLKLDDNPQYRLDFADRVHKHMIAPDGALTPEANVARWQKWEAVLDAPIVAESMRWGDYRRDVHPYQNGTFQLYTRESHWLAENERVVNTYVPTRHATVMNQLRAAGLYPAVEAPEFRQNHIAGPVLGSRQAASGFIVAMHNPNPGTIYFTTNGSDPRVAYSGIVAPSAQAYSAPLTLNSTTILKARVLNGGTWSALNEATFTIAQLGVPLRITEIMYNPEGGDAYEFIELMNVGAQALDISLFSFDGITLTFPSGTSIPANGLLVLANSASPAAFATRHPSTPVFAYFGGSLMNSGERIALLDRGGNTVVAVHYDDEDGWPLAADGGGASAGIIEVAGDLSAPSNWQAIAGGSPGLPPQAAAAAEVVINEVMADNATAVGNGGGFPDWIELHNTGASVVNLANWSLSDESAPRQYVLPATNLPPGGFLVIWCDSATNAPGLHTRFALSKSGETVSLFNSNTQRVDAVTLGLQLTDYSVGRINGDWVLTVPTPGGANESAALESQNHLTINEWLPNPLTGGQDWIELFNQSPASPVSLRGIYIQTSNTVARLGSLSFVSPNSFVQLFADERAGANQLDLKLSSEGGRIALLDAAGIQIEEVSYSAVAEAVSQGRLPDGSQNVASFPASVSPGAGNYTLTYTGPTLNEILGRNDHAVLSPWDTYVDFIELRNPAASPVSLDGMALARSVAIAERWTFPAGTTIAANGYIVVWCDSSRSASTSSGGALNTGFSLPGEGARVYLFNGSGQIVDDLAYGFQVEDRPIGIVGGQWQLLNTPTPGTVNSAAAALGPVAGLRFNEWMAAPVLGYDWFEIFNSNALPANISGLYVTDNPSISTLTNSPLPALSFIDGRDWIQLFASNGDETGPQHTRFALSANGETLGLYNTNLTLIDSLHFGVQASGISQGRLPDGGTNVVSFVNTASPAAANWLPLESVVINEILSHTDAPLEDAIELHNTTANPVNIGGWFLSDSQSDLKRYRIPDNTIVAAGGYRVFYQNQFGGTDGDNEEPPFFTFNSARGDSAHLSQADAAGNLGGLRSTVSFGAAPNGISFGRFQTSVETEFVAMSQRTFGVDNPATLPQFRSGTGASNAYPLVGPIVISEIMYHPEVETDPGNHHEYIELHNLSDSPVALYDPAHPGNTWRLANAVEFSFASGTVISNRGTLTVVGFNPAADATALAAFQAEYGLVGPLTGPFSGRLNNAGESVELWRPDAPQTPPHPDAGFLPLILVERVVYSDAGGWPAAADGMGPSLHRLVANHFGNDPFNWIAAPASPGLGHVPIDPPIATAQRSGNEIHLMFTVSPGHGYQVQWKERLTDPSWTPLGSPIIANTAQLLVTDTIISQISGRFYRLVLVP
- a CDS encoding prolyl oligopeptidase family serine peptidase, with protein sequence MMKKAFLSFLALSFLLLASCTRTTPGLVVPLSALAGSSTDLADNHLWLEEVAGAPQLEWVKEQNAPTVKELEGNPRFAPTRERLLTILNSRERIPGISKRGPYYYNFWMDEKNPRGLWRRTTLEEYRKAEPNWEVVLDVDQLAREENENWVWKGVDFLEPEFDRGMVALSRGGADATVRREFDVTRKEFIADGFTLPEAKSYIAWRNRDALYVGTDFGPGSLTHSGYPRVVKEWSRGTPLTAAKLIREGQAEDMLVHAEVVHDHGRVHEFIVRRPTFFTDETFLRVNDAWVRLDKPADAEVSTFDNFLLLRLRQDWNLEGTRHLAGSLLACDLAKFLEGNRQFTTLFQPDARTSLAGFSATHRYIILNVMENVRSRPSLLRPAEGAWTRTALPAPEFGTVSVSGEEPNESDAYFMSVSDFLTPSTLYRGVAGTEELEKLKALPAFFNAEGLHIEQFTVTSRDGTPVPYFQVSRTNLVLSGTNPTLLYGYGGFEISLRPDYNAGVGSAWLESGGVYVLANIRGGGEFGPPWHNSARKQNRQRAYDDFIAVAEDLVRRKVTSPRHLGIQGGSNGGLLMGVMLTQRPDLFGAIVCQVPLLDMRRYHKLLAGASWMDEYGDPDKPEEWEFISRYSPYQNIRPNVDYPRVLFMTSTRDDRVHPGHARKMVARMKEQGHDVLYYENIEGGHGGAANNEQRAYMLALAYTFLWQQLQGR
- a CDS encoding TonB-dependent receptor, yielding MARDVLSTDQKALRINLDAKRYGTFAEIGAGQEVARWFFRVGGASGTVAKTISAYDMAVSDAIYGPAERYVSRQRLRSMLEYEYALAVQRLEKARGDRTAFFAFANTVATSSYTRREDGHGWMGIRFQTEPHSPPSEIVIHVRMLDRESARQQEALGIIGVNFIFGTFYHHSDPAALIRSLLDNLTWERVEVDMIRFSGPAFDGVDNRLMALQLVKQDLTEAAMFSGTGEAAQWGEVLYKKPVLVQRGSFRPLTTPMLDMLQRSQEQFSREPSLEGETPIVILEITLRQLQVGDEIDHADFLERVDALSALGLPVLLSNFLRYHRLVAYLSRYTQKPIGLPLGLVRLRDIFDEKFYTGMPGGVLESFGQLFRNGVKLFVYPSLDRDGKLTTLQNIEVPPHLTHLLQHLIANRMIVGIENYDPSVLGVYSGDVLKLIQANDPSWDKHVPPAIADVIKAKRLFGFRG
- a CDS encoding DUF72 domain-containing protein produces the protein MNPIYIGTSGWIYKSWNKTFYPDDIRSREHLEFYATQFPTVEINATFYRLPTLPMIKGWHQRAPRNFLFAVKGSRFITHMKKLANLNGGLNKFIRRIQPLKEHLGPVLWQLPPNLGYHPERLDRFLAKTSRSMRHAVEFRHPSWYHESGTFEVLKNHNAAHVSLSSQGVPMNLTTTADFVYIRFHGLKHGAAHDYTRDELKPWAEHIRHEARHGRTVFAYFNNDLNVRAPGNARMLIEMVDDVLPPKDAHPPGSRARARNASPLLKSTAATLDC